TGCAAGCGCTAAAGGCCACGGGCATCATGACGCCTATATTGTGCAGGAATAAGTGTTGAATGCGTGGCCGGTTTATTACTCTGGAAGGGGGCGAAGGCGCAGGCAAGACAACTCAGGCTCTGGAACTTCAAAAGCGGCTGGCGAGGAGAAATATCAAAATTTTGCAAACCCGCGAGCCGGGAGGGTGTCCGGGTGGTGAGGCCATCCGGACTTTCTTGCAGGGGGAAGCGGCCCGGGGGCATGTTTTTTCACCCATGGCAGAGGCTTTGCTGATGAGTGCCGCCCGTGCAGAGCATCTTGATCAGCTTATAAGGCCGTTTATTGAAGAAGGGGGATGGGTAATCTGTGACCGTTTTATGGATTCCACTCTGGCCTATCAGGGATATGCACGGGGGGGAGATGAGGCCGCCATCAAGGCTCTGAATGCTCAGGTTGCCGGCGATCTGGTTCCCGATCTGACGCTTTTTCTGGATGTTTCCGTTGAACAATCCATGGCGCGGGTGGACGACCGTAAGACAGATAAAAATCCTTTTGTCGTCTATGACAGCAAAGAAGCCGCTTTCCATGAGAGCCT
This genomic interval from Parvularculales bacterium contains the following:
- the tmk gene encoding dTMP kinase, with amino-acid sequence MRGRFITLEGGEGAGKTTQALELQKRLARRNIKILQTREPGGCPGGEAIRTFLQGEAARGHVFSPMAEALLMSAARAEHLDQLIRPFIEEGGWVICDRFMDSTLAYQGYARGGDEAAIKALNAQVAGDLVPDLTLFLDVSVEQSMARVDDRKTDKNPFVVYDSKEAAFHESL